One genomic window of Cricetulus griseus strain 17A/GY chromosome 3, alternate assembly CriGri-PICRH-1.0, whole genome shotgun sequence includes the following:
- the LOC100771583 gene encoding LOW QUALITY PROTEIN: zinc finger protein 322 (The sequence of the model RefSeq protein was modified relative to this genomic sequence to represent the inferred CDS: inserted 1 base in 1 codon): MENHLGKPLRKCTLQKRDVTRELKKEKYTIYTLRRXEKIYIRVHEITQIDNQTHQCLEREQNFCENLARMCEKTYTGGKPYRCDMCEKTFIQSSDLISHQRIHNFEKPYKCSKCEKSFWHHLALSGHQRTHASKKFYTCDICGKNFGQSSDLLVHQRSHTGEKPYLCNECDKCFSRSTNLIRHRRTHTGEKPFKCLECEKAFSGKSDLISHQRTHTGERPYKCNKCEKSYRHRSAFIVHKRVHTGEKPYKCGACEKCFGQKSDLIVHQRVHTGEKPYKCLECMRSFTRSANLIRHQATHTHTFKCLEYEKSFNCSSDLIVHQRIHMEEKPHQWSMCESDFFLGMDFVAQQKMGTQTEELHYKYSVCDKSFHHSSALLQHQTVHIGEEYICNVNEKGLDLSSHASEASRMS; this comes from the exons ATGGAAAACCACTTAGGAAAACCACTTAGAAAATGTACACTTCAGAAGAGAGATGTAACCAGagaactcaaaaaagaaaaatataccatATACACCCTCAGAA GGGAAAAGATTTATATTCGTGTACATGAGATTACTCAAATAGATAATCAAACACATCAGTGCCTTGAACGTGAACAAAACTTTTGTGAAAACTTAGCACGTATGTGTGAGAAAACGTATACTGGGGGAAAACCTTATAGATGTGATATGTGTGAGAAAACCTTCATCCAAAGTTCAGATCTTATTTCTCACCAGAGGATCCATAATTTCGAGAAACCTTATAAGTGTAGCAAATGTGAGAAGAGCTTTTGGCACCACTTAGCGCTTTCAGGACACCAGAGAACACATGCAAGTAAAAAGTTTTATACCTGTGACATCTGTGGCAAGAATTTTGGTCAGAGCTCCGATCTGCTTGTCCACCAGCGAAGCCATACAGGTGAAAAACCTTATCTGTGTAATGAGTGTGATAAATGCTTCAGTCGAAGTACAAATCTCATAAGACACCGAAGAACTCACACAGGTGAGAAACCATTTAAGTGTCTGGAATGTGAAAAGGCTTTTAGTGGGAAATCAGATCTTATTAGCCACCAAAGGACTCATACTGGTGAAAGACCATACAAATGCAATAAATGTGAGAAAAGTTATCGACACCGGTCAGCCTTCATTGTACATAAAAGAGTTCATACTGGGGAGAAGCCGTACAAGTGTGGTGCCTGTGAGAAGTGCTTTGGCCAGAAATCAGACCTTATTGTACACCAGAGAGTCCATACCGGTGAGAAACCGTATAAATGTTTGGAGTGTATGAGGAGTTTTACTCGGAGTGCGAACCTAATTAGGCACCAGGCAACTCACACCCATACTTTCAAATGCCTTGAATATGAGAAAAGTTTTAACTGTAGCTCAGACCTTATTGTACATCAGAGAATTCACAtggaagaaaaaccacatcagTGGTCTATGTGTGAGAGTGATTTCTTCCTAGGCATGGACTTTGTTGCCCAGCAGAAAATGGGGACGCAAACAGAGGAACTGCATTATAAGTACAGTGTATGTGATAAAAGCTTTCATCATAGCTCAGCCCTTCTTCAACATCAGACAGTACACATTGGTGAAGAATACATCTGTAATGTGAATGAAAAAGGTCTTGATCTCAGCTCTCATGCATCAGAAGCATCACGGATGTCTTGA